The sequence TCCAGCGTCAGCACGCCGTAGCAGCGCTCCCCCGCGCACAGCGGCACCACCATGCACGCGTGGCCCGCGGGCAGGTCCAGCACGCCGTCGAACGGGTCGCCATCCCCGTGCGAGTGGTCCTCCTCCGTGAAGGCCCGCGCGCGCCGCGTCTCCAGCGCCTGCTTCAATGACGGGAAGTCCGACAGCTGGAGCGAGTGCTTGCGCACCGCCTGGTTCGCGAGCGGACCGCGCGCGGCCACCGCCTCCAGCTTTCCCTCCTTGAGGAGGAACAGCGTGGCCAGGTCGAAGGGCACCACGCGCGTCAGCCAGTCCAATCCCCGACGGAGCAGCTCCCCCACCCCTTCCTCGGTGGTTGCCAGCTCGACCAGCTCCCGAGCATCCTGCGTCACTTCCGGGTGGCGCCCCATCAGTTCATCCGGCATGTGTTAGCGATAATAGCGACCCACCGAAATTGCAGTGGCGAAAGGCACCGGGATTTCGTTATTCACCGACCCGTAGCCACCGCCCGGCCGGTGGGGATTCCAAGGGGTGACGTAACCCTCTGGAATCACGGCAGTTGAAGCATTGGCACGGTGGCTGCTTTACCGGTAGCAACTCACAACCTCTGGGGTGGACCACGGTGGCCCGCCCCCCATCCCCAAGGAGTCGAAACCCATGCTGACCGTTGGCGACAAGCTTCCGAACTTCAAGCTGAAGGGCACCGTGAGCCTGGAGAAGAACAAGGAGTTCCAGGACATCTCCAACGACACGTACAAGGGCAAGTGGACCGTCCTGTTCGCGTGGCCGAAGGACTTCACGTTCATCTGCCCGACGGAGATCGCGGAGTTCGGCAAGCACAACAAGGACTTCCAGGACCGCGACGCGCAGGTGCTGGGTCTGTCCACCGACAGCGAGTTCGTGCACCACGCGTGGCGCACGCACCACCCGGACCTGAAGAACCTGCCCTTCCCCATGCTGGCGGACATCAAGCGCGAGCTGTCCAGCGCGCTGGGCATCCTCCACAAGGAAGAGGGCGTGGCCCTGCGCGCCACGTTCATCGCGGACCCCGAGGGCATCATCCGCCACGTGTCCGTGAACGACCTGTCCGTGGGCCGCAACGTCAAGGAGACCGTCCGCACGCTGGACGCGCTCCAGACCGACGAGCTGTGCCCGTGCAACTGGCAGAAGGGTGAGGAGACGCTCACCTCCAAGCTGCAGAAGGCGGGGTAAGGCACCATGGCTTCGCTCGAAGTGGTCCGCAGCGAACTCGCGGATCCCCACAAGGACACCCGCCTCAACCTCTCCGCCGTCCTGGAGGGGGGAAGCCTCACCCCCGAGCAGCGCTGGGGGACGGCCGTGGCTTGCGCCTTCGCCGCCCGGAACGAGCGGCTGAAGGAAGCAATCCTCAACGAGGCGAAGCAGGCCCTGGGTGACAAGGCCACGCCGGTCATCGAGGACGCCCGCGCGGCGGCCTCGCTGATGGCGATGAACAACGTCTTCTACCGGTTCCGCCACATGGTCGGGAAGGAGTCGTACGCGACCAAGCGCGCCGGTCTGCGGATGAACCGGCTGGCCCAGGTGCTGACCAACAAGGTGGACTTCGAGCTGGTCTGCCTCGCGGTCAGCGCCATCAACGGCTGCGAGATGTGCATCCAGTCGCATGAGAAGGTCGTGCTGGAAGGCGGCCTGAGCGAGGACCACGTGCACGATGCGGTCCGCATCGCGAGCGTCATCCACGCGGCGGCGGTTGGACTGGAGTCCTAGTCCCCTCGTCGTTATCTCTGAGCTGTGATTGCGCCCTCCGGTGGATGACACCGGGGGGCGCTGTCTTTTCCTCTCACCCGAAAGGAACGTGTTCGTCATGGCCCTCTACAAGAGCCCCAGCCCCCTCTCCGAGCAGGCCCGCACCGCCATCGCCGCCACCCTCAACGAGCGGCTGTCGGACGGGTTGGACCTGCACTCGCAGATCAAGGTCGCCCACTGGAACATCAAGGGCCCGCAGTTCGCCGCGCTGCACCCGCTGTTCGAAACGTTCGCGGTGAGCCTGGCCAACCACAACGACTCCATCGCGGAGCGCGCGGTGACGCTGGGCGGCCGCGCCTACGGCACCAGCCGCCACGTGGGCAAGAACAGCCGCCTGCCGGAGTATCCGCAGGAGACCTCGCGCGACCTGGAGCACGTGAAGCTGCTGGCCGAGCGCATCGAGGTGTACTTGAGCGGCCTGCGTGAGAGCCGCGCGGCGGTGGAGGGCCACAAGGACACGGACACGGTGGACCTCTTCACGGGCATCATCACCGAGTTCGAGAAGCACGCCTGGTTCCTGCGCGCCTCGCTGGAAGGCTGAGGCGAAGGCCAGGGGCTGCACTTGGAGCAGGGGGCGCGCTAGCGTGGGCGCCGTGAGCGACAGCGTCCCCCTGCATGCGTTTCGCACCGTGCCCCGCACGGGCGTCATCTTCGTCACCGCCGAGGCCACGCGCCGCGGCTACCGTCCCGGCGACCCGGACTGGTGCAACCTGGGCCAGGGTCAGCCGGAGACGGGCGACCTCCCCGGTGCCCCGCCGCGCGTGAACGCGGTGACGGTGGACATGGCGGACCAGGAGTACGCGCCCGTCGCGGGCCTCTGGGAGGTGCGCGAGGCCATCGCGGGGCTCTACAACCGGCTCTACCGCAAGGGGCTGCCCAGCCAGTACAGCGCGGAGAACGTCTGCCTGTCCGGCGGCGGCCGCGCGGCCCTCACCCGCGCCGCGGCCAGCCTGGGCCAGGTGAACCTGGGCCACTTCCTGCCGGACTACACGGCCTACGAAGAGCTGCTGGACGTCTTCAAGGCGTTCACCGCCATCCCCATCCTGCTGGAGGGCGAGCGCGGCTACGCCTTCACGCACGACGACCTGCGCCGGGAGATTCAAGGGCGAGGGCTGTCCGCGCTGCTCTTCTCCAACCCGTGCAACCCCACCGGCAAGCTGGTGCAGGGCGAGGAGCTGGCGCGGTGGGTGGGCGTGGCGCGCGAGCTGGAGTGCTCGCTGCTCATCGACGAGTTCTATTCTCACTACGTCTGGACGGGCCGCCCGGGCGTGCTGCCGGTGGAGAGCGCCGCCAGGTACGTGGAGGACGTGAACCGCGACCCGGTGATCCTCTTCGACGGGCTCACCAAGAACTGGCGCTACCCGGGCTGGCGCATGACGTGGACGGTGGGGCCCAAGCAGGTCATCGACACGGTGGCCAGCGCGGGCAGCTTCCTGGACGGCGGCGGCAGCCGGCCCCTGCAGCGCGCGGCGATTCCGCTGCTCCAGGAGGACACGGTGGTGGCGGAGACGCGCGCCATCCACTCCACGTTCCGGGAGAAGAGAGACCGGTTCCACTCGCGGCTGGAGCGGCTGGGCATCCGCACGGACCGGGCGCCGGACGGGACGTTCTACGTCTGGGGCAACCTGTCAGGGCTGCCCGCGCCGCTCAACGACGGCATGGCCTTCTTCCGCGCCGCGCTGGAGCACAAGGTCATCACCGTGCCCGGTGAGTTCTTCGACGTGAACCCCGGCAAGCGCCGCGCGCGGGCCAGCCGCTTCCGCAGCTACGTGCGCCTGTCCTTCGGTCCGTCGTGGGAGACGCTGGACAAGGCGCTCCAGCGGCTGGAGGCGCTCGTGATGAAGCACACGCCCGGCGCCACGCCTTAGTTTTCCGGGACCGCGCGCGACTGGAACTCCGCGGTGGCCATCACGTGCACCTTCTTGCGGTGGGACACGGGGAAGCCCATCGCGACGGCGCGCGGCTGCTTCAGGCCATAGCTGCCGGAGGGGGCCATGGGCATCACGTCCTCGCTCCCGCCGCCGTAGCCGCCGCCCCTCGCGCCGAAGGCCTGCGACTCCCAGGTGCGCTCGGAGAAGCGGTGCAGGCCGCCCAGCGTCACGCCCAGCCCGGCCGCCACGCGGCGCGCCTTCTTCACCGACTCGCGGGCCAGCGCCTCCAGCCAGTCCTGGCGGGCCTCCGGCTCGTGCGTGTAGCCCCAGCGCAGCTCGCGCAGCGTCGCCTGCTTCAGGCCGGACAGCGCGGCGAGCACGTCCCCCACCCGCCCCATGTCCACCAGGCGGATGCGCACCGAGTAGAGGGCGGACGAGGAGCGCGTGAGCAGCCCCTCCGTCGTCTCCGCCTGCACCGACTGGAGGGTGAAGGCGGAGTCCTGCACGCCCAGCTCGGCCATGCGGCCCACCAGCGCGGCCACCTCCCGCGCGTTGGTGAAGGCCGCGTTGCCGGTGAAGAACGAGGACGCCTTCACCTCCACCACCGCGTCCACGTGGTCCGCCTCCAGTTCGTGCTCGGCGGACAGCTCCACGACGATGATTCCCGACTCGGTTGCGGCTCGCTCCGGCATGCGGTTCCCCAGGGTGCGGTGACAGGGCCCGCGAGTATAGGCCCGCGACGGACGCCGGAGGGCGTGCCTATGCTCGCGCCACGACCATGCGACGCATCCCGTCCCGGCTGTGGCTGTTGTGCGCGCTGTACTTCGTGCAGGGGCTGCCCTTCGGCTTCCAGGTGACGGCGCTGCCCGTCTACCTGCGCTCGCGCGGTGTGTCGCTGGCCGCGCTGGGCTTCGCGGGCGCGCTGTCCCTGCCGTGGATGCTCAAGGCCCTGTGGGCGCCGCTGGTGGACCGCTACGGCTCCGCGCGCATCGGGCGCCGGCGGTCGTGGATATTGCCCATGCAGGCGGGTCTGGCGCTCGCGTGCGTCGGGGCGGCGTTCGCGGCGGGCCAGGACTCGATGCCGCTGCTCCTGGGCCTCATCTTCGTGATGAACCTCTTCGCCGCGACGCAGGACATCGCGGTGGACGGCTTCGCGGTGGACCTGCTGCGTCCGGACGAACTGGGCCCGGGCAACACCGCGCAGGTCGTGGGCTACAAGCTGGGCATGCTCACCGGCGGCGGGCTGCTCGTGTGGGCCAGCTCGCGCATCGGCTGGTCCGGGCTGTTCCTCGCCATGGCGGCGCTGTGCCTGGCCGTCTTCACCGTCGTCCTCTTCGTGCGCGAGCCGCCCCCGCGCGAGTCCGAGGGCCCGGAGTCACCGAAGCTGGACTGGCCCGCGCTCTGGGCCCGCATGCGGACCGCGTTCACCGTGCCGGGCACCGGGTGGCTGCTGCTCTTCATCGGCACGTACAAGCTGGGCGAGACGATGTCCGACGTCCTCTACAAGCCCTTCCTCGTGGACGCGGGCTACACGCCCGGCCAGATTGGCTTGTGGGTGGGCACGTGGGGCACCGCCGCGTC comes from Corallococcus macrosporus and encodes:
- a CDS encoding peroxiredoxin — protein: MLTVGDKLPNFKLKGTVSLEKNKEFQDISNDTYKGKWTVLFAWPKDFTFICPTEIAEFGKHNKDFQDRDAQVLGLSTDSEFVHHAWRTHHPDLKNLPFPMLADIKRELSSALGILHKEEGVALRATFIADPEGIIRHVSVNDLSVGRNVKETVRTLDALQTDELCPCNWQKGEETLTSKLQKAG
- a CDS encoding carboxymuconolactone decarboxylase family protein → MASLEVVRSELADPHKDTRLNLSAVLEGGSLTPEQRWGTAVACAFAARNERLKEAILNEAKQALGDKATPVIEDARAAASLMAMNNVFYRFRHMVGKESYATKRAGLRMNRLAQVLTNKVDFELVCLAVSAINGCEMCIQSHEKVVLEGGLSEDHVHDAVRIASVIHAAAVGLES
- the dps gene encoding DNA starvation/stationary phase protection protein Dps, producing the protein MALYKSPSPLSEQARTAIAATLNERLSDGLDLHSQIKVAHWNIKGPQFAALHPLFETFAVSLANHNDSIAERAVTLGGRAYGTSRHVGKNSRLPEYPQETSRDLEHVKLLAERIEVYLSGLRESRAAVEGHKDTDTVDLFTGIITEFEKHAWFLRASLEG
- a CDS encoding aminotransferase class I/II-fold pyridoxal phosphate-dependent enzyme; this encodes MSDSVPLHAFRTVPRTGVIFVTAEATRRGYRPGDPDWCNLGQGQPETGDLPGAPPRVNAVTVDMADQEYAPVAGLWEVREAIAGLYNRLYRKGLPSQYSAENVCLSGGGRAALTRAAASLGQVNLGHFLPDYTAYEELLDVFKAFTAIPILLEGERGYAFTHDDLRREIQGRGLSALLFSNPCNPTGKLVQGEELARWVGVARELECSLLIDEFYSHYVWTGRPGVLPVESAARYVEDVNRDPVILFDGLTKNWRYPGWRMTWTVGPKQVIDTVASAGSFLDGGGSRPLQRAAIPLLQEDTVVAETRAIHSTFREKRDRFHSRLERLGIRTDRAPDGTFYVWGNLSGLPAPLNDGMAFFRAALEHKVITVPGEFFDVNPGKRRARASRFRSYVRLSFGPSWETLDKALQRLEALVMKHTPGATP
- a CDS encoding SIMPL domain-containing protein (The SIMPL domain is named for its presence in mouse protein SIMPL (signalling molecule that associates with mouse pelle-like kinase). Bacterial member BP26, from Brucella, was shown to assemble into a channel-like structure, while YggE from E. coli has been associated with resistance to oxidative stress.), whose product is MPERAATESGIIVVELSAEHELEADHVDAVVEVKASSFFTGNAAFTNAREVAALVGRMAELGVQDSAFTLQSVQAETTEGLLTRSSSALYSVRIRLVDMGRVGDVLAALSGLKQATLRELRWGYTHEPEARQDWLEALARESVKKARRVAAGLGVTLGGLHRFSERTWESQAFGARGGGYGGGSEDVMPMAPSGSYGLKQPRAVAMGFPVSHRKKVHVMATAEFQSRAVPEN
- a CDS encoding MFS transporter, producing the protein MRRIPSRLWLLCALYFVQGLPFGFQVTALPVYLRSRGVSLAALGFAGALSLPWMLKALWAPLVDRYGSARIGRRRSWILPMQAGLALACVGAAFAAGQDSMPLLLGLIFVMNLFAATQDIAVDGFAVDLLRPDELGPGNTAQVVGYKLGMLTGGGLLVWASSRIGWSGLFLAMAALCLAVFTVVLFVREPPPRESEGPESPKLDWPALWARMRTAFTVPGTGWLLLFIGTYKLGETMSDVLYKPFLVDAGYTPGQIGLWVGTWGTAASLLGSTCGGILAARLPLLRAVALTGALRLLPLAGRWLLTRAGVSDAGVLGVTLTEEFFGGALTTVMFAFMMSRTDRRIGATHYTLLASVEVAGKAPAGPLAGMLADPKFGNLGYANVFLLGVALSAAFLALLAPLRRSAPAPTAIQPAQ